In ANME-2 cluster archaeon, the genomic window TGACAGGGCAGTAATAATCCTCACCTTTCTTTTCAACAACAAAGCCACCGGGAAATGGTGTGCCCTCGGGGTGCGGAGGGGTGAGAGTAACAAAAATATTGTAAAGCGCGCACATGTGGTACAGTATGGTCATATCAGGATAGTGCTCATCGGTCCGGTCGTCCAGTTTGCTCTGGAAGGTATTGAGGAACTCGGCATATAATTCTCCATCCAGTTTCTGGTTATGGTACGCGTCACCTGAAATTATCGCCTTATAGTTCCCGAAGAGTTGTTCTCCCATCTTTTCCTTGTACAATTTCTTATACCCTGGTGGAAGATACCTGCTTTCCTTCTCCAGTTGTGCCTGTATTTTCATCAGGTCAAAAACAGTGTAACCGGCCAGTTCCTTTTTTAGTTTGGACAGGAGCGTCTGGCTGTCGTGGACTGATTCATGGAGTTCATGGAAATTATCCAGTTTCTTGAACAAACGTTTCGCCATTCTTTCCACCAATCATTCCGGTCCAGTTCAACGATTGCACTTCAATATCTTAACTGTACCATCACGCATGCCCACATAAATCTCATCTGCATTATCAAATATACCATGTTCTATTATACCGGTACAGCCTGACAGTTGCAGCGCCAGTTTACCAGGGTCTGCTATTTCACCAAAATCGACATCCACAACCAGATTTCCGTTATCAGTTATGACTGGACCGTCCTTGCGCACGGCCATGCGTAACAGGGGAATGCCTCCCAGTTCCATGACTTGCCGCCTGACAAGTTCCAGCGCTT contains:
- a CDS encoding DUF2115 domain-containing protein, whose amino-acid sequence is MAKRLFKKLDNFHELHESVHDSQTLLSKLKKELAGYTVFDLMKIQAQLEKESRYLPPGYKKLYKEKMGEQLFGNYKAIISGDAYHNQKLDGELYAEFLNTFQSKLDDRTDEHYPDMTILYHMCALYNIFVTLTPPHPEGTPFPGGFVVEKKGEDYYCPVREKQEDNSEALCKFCVAKQTDME